One Kitasatospora sp. MAP12-44 DNA segment encodes these proteins:
- a CDS encoding ATP-dependent Clp protease ATP-binding subunit gives MFERFTDRARRVVVLAQEEARMLNHNYIGTEHILLGLIHEGEGVAAKALESLGISLEAVRQQVEEIIGQGQQAPSGHIPFTPRAKKVLELSLREALQLGHNYIGTEHILLGLIREGEGVAAQVLVKLGADLNRVRQQVIQLLSGYQGGGKESATAGGPAEGTPSTSLVLDQFGRNLTQAAREAKLDPVIGREKEIERVMQVLSRRTKNNPVLIGEPGVGKTAVVEGLAQAIVKGEVPETLKDKQLYTLDLGALVAGSRYRGDFEERLKKVLKEIRTRGDIILFIDELHTLVGAGAAEGAIDAASILKPMLARGELQTIGATTLDEYRKHLEKDAALERRFQPIQVAEPSLPHTIEILKGLRDRYEAHHRVSITDAALVAAATLADRYISDRFLPDKAIDLIDEAGSRMRIRRMTAPPDLREFDEKIADVRREKESAIDAQDFEKAASLRDDEKQLLNAKAKREKEWKAGDMDVVAEVDEELIAEVLATATGIPVFKLTEEESSRLLRMEDELHKRVIGQKDAIKALSQAIRRTRAGLKDPKRPGGSFIFAGPSGVGKTELSKTLAEFLFGDEDALIALDMSEFSEKHTVSRLFGSPPGYVGYEEGGQLTEKVRRKPFSVVLFDEVEKAHPDIFNSLLQILEDGRLTDSQGRVVDFKNTVIIMTTNLGTRDISKGFNLGFAAQGDTASGYERMKNKVGEELKQHFRPEFLNRVDDIVVFHQLTEEDIIQIVDLMVDKVDGRLKDRDMGLELSIEAKQLLAKRGYDPVLGARPLRRTIQREIEDHLSEKILFGELRAGQIVVVGVEGEGKEAKFTFRGEEKSAIADTPAAVVAPGPDLTK, from the coding sequence ATGTTCGAGAGGTTCACCGACCGCGCGCGGCGGGTTGTCGTCCTGGCTCAGGAAGAAGCCCGGATGCTCAACCACAACTACATCGGCACCGAGCACATCCTCCTGGGCCTGATCCACGAGGGTGAGGGTGTCGCCGCTAAGGCCCTGGAGAGCCTCGGGATTTCTCTTGAGGCGGTCCGCCAGCAGGTCGAGGAGATCATCGGCCAGGGCCAGCAGGCCCCGTCCGGTCACATCCCCTTCACCCCCCGGGCGAAGAAGGTCCTGGAGCTGTCGCTCCGCGAGGCCCTTCAGCTGGGCCACAACTACATCGGCACCGAGCACATCCTGCTCGGCCTGATCCGCGAGGGCGAGGGCGTCGCCGCCCAGGTCCTGGTGAAGCTGGGCGCCGACCTCAACCGTGTCCGCCAGCAGGTGATCCAGCTGCTGTCCGGTTACCAGGGCGGCGGCAAGGAGTCGGCCACCGCGGGTGGGCCTGCCGAGGGCACCCCGTCGACCTCGCTGGTCCTGGACCAGTTCGGCCGCAACCTGACCCAGGCCGCCCGCGAGGCCAAGCTCGACCCGGTGATCGGGCGCGAGAAGGAGATCGAGCGGGTCATGCAGGTGCTGTCCCGCCGCACCAAGAACAACCCCGTCCTGATCGGTGAGCCCGGCGTCGGCAAGACCGCCGTGGTCGAGGGCCTGGCCCAGGCGATCGTCAAGGGCGAGGTCCCGGAGACGCTGAAGGACAAGCAGCTCTACACCCTGGACCTGGGCGCCCTGGTCGCCGGCTCCCGCTACCGCGGTGACTTCGAGGAGCGCCTGAAGAAGGTCCTCAAGGAGATCCGCACCCGCGGCGACATCATCCTGTTCATCGACGAGCTGCACACCCTGGTCGGCGCGGGCGCCGCCGAGGGTGCCATCGATGCCGCCAGCATCCTGAAGCCGATGCTGGCCCGCGGTGAGCTGCAGACCATCGGTGCGACCACGCTGGACGAGTACCGCAAGCACCTGGAGAAGGACGCCGCGCTCGAGCGCCGCTTCCAGCCGATCCAGGTCGCGGAGCCGTCGCTGCCGCACACCATCGAGATCCTCAAGGGCCTGCGGGACCGCTACGAGGCGCACCACCGGGTGTCCATCACGGACGCCGCCCTGGTCGCCGCGGCGACCCTGGCCGACCGGTACATCTCGGACCGCTTCCTGCCGGACAAGGCGATCGACCTGATCGACGAGGCCGGCTCCCGGATGCGCATCCGCCGGATGACCGCGCCGCCGGACCTGCGCGAGTTCGACGAGAAGATCGCCGACGTGCGCCGGGAGAAGGAGAGCGCGATCGACGCGCAGGACTTCGAGAAGGCCGCCTCGCTGCGCGATGACGAGAAGCAGCTCCTGAACGCGAAGGCCAAGCGCGAGAAGGAGTGGAAGGCCGGCGACATGGATGTCGTCGCCGAGGTCGACGAGGAGCTGATCGCCGAGGTGCTGGCGACGGCCACCGGCATCCCGGTCTTCAAGCTGACCGAGGAGGAGTCCTCCCGCCTGCTGCGCATGGAGGACGAGCTGCACAAGCGCGTCATCGGCCAGAAGGACGCCATCAAGGCGCTCTCGCAGGCCATCCGGCGCACCCGTGCGGGCCTCAAGGACCCGAAGCGCCCTGGCGGCTCGTTCATCTTCGCCGGCCCGTCCGGCGTCGGTAAGACCGAGCTCTCCAAGACGCTCGCCGAGTTCCTCTTCGGCGACGAGGACGCCCTGATCGCCCTCGACATGTCGGAGTTCAGCGAGAAGCACACCGTCTCGCGGCTCTTCGGCTCGCCGCCCGGCTACGTCGGGTACGAGGAGGGCGGCCAGCTCACCGAGAAGGTGCGCCGCAAGCCGTTCTCGGTCGTGCTCTTCGACGAGGTCGAGAAGGCCCACCCGGACATCTTCAACTCGCTGCTGCAGATCCTGGAGGACGGTCGACTGACCGACTCCCAGGGCCGGGTCGTGGACTTCAAGAACACGGTCATCATCATGACCACCAACCTCGGCACCCGGGACATCTCCAAGGGCTTCAACCTGGGCTTCGCGGCCCAGGGCGACACCGCCTCGGGCTACGAGCGGATGAAGAACAAGGTCGGCGAGGAGCTCAAGCAGCACTTCCGCCCCGAGTTCCTCAACCGTGTCGACGACATCGTCGTCTTCCACCAGCTGACCGAGGAGGACATCATCCAGATCGTCGACCTGATGGTCGACAAGGTGGATGGTCGGCTCAAGGACCGCGACATGGGCCTGGAGCTCAGCATCGAGGCCAAGCAGCTGCTGGCCAAGCGCGGTTACGACCCGGTTCTCGGTGCCCGTCCGCTGCGTCGCACGATTCAGCGCGAGATCGAGGACCACCTTTCCGAGAAGATCCTCTTCGGCGAGCTGCGGGCCGGCCAGATCGTGGTGGTCGGCGTCGAGGGCGAAGGCAAGGAAGCCAAGTTCACCTTCCGTGGCGAGGAGAAGTCGGCTATCGCCGACACTCCGGCCGCGGTGGTGGCCCCGGGCCCGGACCTGACGAAGTAG
- a CDS encoding tetratricopeptide repeat protein: MTLTAQRIAAVRAASQGSGLLLSARLILTAAHLLPAEPAGPGTPPEEQIEAAVPGGRGWVRCAPLWRSDRGGGAPDGEVRPGLGNDVALLLAAADLVRPGTAERFEELRWGRIDSSEPVPLCHATGYPAATREDGGVLRSHQLIGTLAPGSAVGTGRHVLSTLHQPPGPVTGAQSPWSGMSGAPVLFNGLLLGLATADLAPGIWHHSQLGLVALAPLLSDPSFAAVLARHLDRDIRVQGISPGERADAEFEEHYARSIRKEHGRLKIFGLPQSQPWALETAYLSLEAVPAVEPESGDREPSLARPAQRQRVERMLKGRHRVLLRGQAGSGKTTLLQWLAVTAVGGGFAGELADFNYRVPFVLRLRTMFQLRNLRPRPADFLAIDRSRVADSQPHGWAERVFESGRAVLLVDGLDEVPQQHREEAEEWLAELLDDYPRVFTLVTVRPSAVPPRFLRHLRFDELTLCPMNEWDRTLFVERWHQAALAAEADDAEDWDPADRTAHEQRFREMKNALLRTLDRSPELDALTDSPLLCAMICALHREWEGAPPHRTMEVYESALNMLLVRRDKQRRVAVGPLGEQLGREEQLALLQRVAAWLVANGQTEGGRSDALRQIGRVLPSLPAAHRGIDAEQVFRHLLERTGLLAETSVETFEFVHRTFQDYLAAREFMEDRDFGLLADRAADEQWADVVRMGVGHCSPRDRVELLHRLLAAADARSDPREARWIRLVAATCLPYASVLDEPVQAEVLDQLVPLLRMFPTEAGQTYEAREWHGLYAIGEALLPLLTPSSDLPVWLVCRLLERIGGEEALRRLAAIDAQVADAGEPAALASREVLARAYQEAGDLDREIPTLEQIVTLTEQLVGRGHPDAFSSRLRLADARLEAGDLAGAVPSFEQLLADAEGRAGPADLLVIRGRLGEAYLQAGALSLAIPLFERLREETEALLGPEHPHALAARGSLATALRDAGSLARAITMFEWLVVDAEQALGEDHPETLTIRTARAVAYAEAGDAGQSIAALEQLHLDAVRVLGEDFPATLTVSLRLAIAYAQAGDLFRAVPILEAVNLARTRVLGEHHPASFAARRHLAVGYLEQGDHALALSLLEVTLVLAGRVLGPQHPEILALRHELAVARRRTGEPGRAAAMLARIIDDRGRLLGPAHPDTLRSRHELAKADWALGNPYQAIALAERTLALCEDTLSPGHPLTIAVRESLRRG; this comes from the coding sequence TTGACCTTGACGGCGCAGCGGATCGCGGCGGTCCGCGCGGCGAGCCAGGGCAGCGGGCTGCTGCTCAGCGCCCGGCTGATCCTCACCGCCGCCCATCTGCTGCCCGCCGAGCCCGCCGGCCCCGGCACCCCGCCCGAGGAGCAGATCGAGGCCGCCGTGCCGGGTGGCCGGGGCTGGGTGCGCTGCGCCCCTCTCTGGCGCTCCGACCGCGGCGGCGGCGCCCCGGACGGTGAGGTCCGGCCGGGCCTGGGCAACGACGTCGCGCTGCTGCTGGCCGCCGCCGACCTGGTGCGTCCCGGCACCGCCGAGCGCTTCGAGGAGCTGCGCTGGGGCCGGATCGACAGCAGCGAGCCCGTGCCGCTCTGCCATGCCACCGGCTACCCGGCCGCCACCCGCGAGGACGGCGGTGTGCTGCGCAGCCACCAGCTGATCGGCACGCTGGCCCCCGGCAGCGCGGTCGGTACCGGTCGGCACGTGCTCAGCACCCTGCACCAGCCGCCCGGCCCGGTGACCGGAGCGCAGTCCCCGTGGTCCGGGATGTCCGGCGCCCCCGTGCTCTTCAACGGCCTGCTGCTGGGCCTGGCCACCGCCGACCTCGCGCCCGGCATCTGGCACCACTCGCAGCTCGGCCTGGTCGCGCTGGCCCCGCTGCTGTCCGACCCGTCCTTCGCCGCCGTGCTGGCCCGCCACCTGGACCGCGACATCCGGGTGCAGGGCATCTCGCCGGGCGAGCGCGCCGATGCGGAGTTCGAGGAGCACTACGCCCGCTCGATCCGCAAGGAGCACGGCCGGCTGAAGATCTTCGGCCTGCCGCAGTCGCAGCCCTGGGCGCTGGAGACGGCCTACCTCAGCCTGGAGGCGGTGCCCGCCGTCGAACCCGAGAGCGGCGACCGCGAACCCTCGCTGGCCCGCCCCGCGCAGCGCCAGCGGGTCGAGCGGATGCTCAAGGGCCGCCACCGGGTGCTGCTGCGCGGCCAGGCCGGCTCCGGCAAGACCACGCTGCTGCAGTGGCTGGCCGTCACCGCGGTGGGCGGCGGCTTCGCCGGCGAACTCGCCGACTTCAACTACCGGGTGCCCTTCGTGCTGCGCCTGCGCACCATGTTCCAGCTGCGCAACCTGCGCCCGCGCCCCGCCGACTTCCTCGCCATCGACCGCAGCCGGGTGGCCGACAGCCAGCCGCACGGCTGGGCCGAGCGGGTCTTCGAGAGCGGCCGCGCGGTGCTGCTGGTGGACGGCCTGGACGAAGTCCCGCAGCAGCACCGCGAGGAGGCCGAGGAGTGGCTGGCCGAGCTGCTGGACGACTACCCGCGGGTCTTCACCCTGGTCACCGTCCGCCCTTCGGCCGTCCCGCCGCGCTTCCTGCGCCATCTGCGCTTCGACGAGCTGACGCTCTGCCCGATGAACGAGTGGGACCGCACGCTCTTCGTGGAGCGCTGGCACCAGGCCGCGCTGGCCGCCGAGGCCGATGACGCCGAGGACTGGGACCCGGCCGACCGGACGGCCCACGAGCAGCGCTTCCGGGAGATGAAGAACGCCCTGCTGCGCACCCTGGACCGCTCGCCCGAGCTGGACGCCCTCACCGACAGCCCGCTGCTCTGCGCGATGATCTGCGCGCTGCACCGGGAGTGGGAGGGTGCGCCGCCGCACCGCACCATGGAGGTCTACGAGTCGGCGCTGAACATGCTGCTGGTCAGGCGCGACAAGCAGCGCCGGGTGGCGGTCGGGCCGCTCGGCGAGCAGCTCGGCCGCGAGGAGCAACTCGCGCTGCTGCAGCGGGTGGCGGCCTGGCTGGTGGCCAACGGCCAGACCGAGGGCGGTCGTTCGGACGCGCTGCGGCAGATCGGCCGGGTGCTGCCCAGCCTGCCCGCCGCCCACCGGGGGATCGACGCCGAGCAGGTCTTCCGCCATCTGCTGGAGCGTACCGGCCTGTTGGCCGAGACCAGCGTGGAGACCTTCGAGTTCGTCCACCGCACCTTCCAGGACTACCTGGCCGCACGGGAGTTCATGGAGGACCGGGACTTCGGCCTGCTCGCCGACCGGGCCGCCGACGAGCAGTGGGCGGACGTCGTGCGGATGGGCGTGGGCCACTGCTCGCCGCGCGACCGGGTGGAGCTGCTGCACCGGCTGCTCGCGGCGGCCGACGCCCGCTCCGACCCGCGCGAGGCGCGCTGGATCCGGCTGGTGGCGGCCACCTGCCTGCCGTACGCCTCGGTGCTGGACGAGCCGGTGCAGGCCGAGGTGCTGGACCAACTGGTGCCGCTGCTGCGGATGTTCCCCACCGAGGCCGGCCAGACCTACGAGGCCAGGGAGTGGCACGGCCTGTACGCGATCGGCGAGGCCCTGCTGCCGCTGCTCACCCCGAGCAGCGACCTGCCCGTCTGGCTGGTCTGCCGACTGCTGGAGCGGATCGGCGGGGAGGAGGCGCTGCGCCGGCTGGCGGCGATCGATGCCCAGGTCGCGGACGCCGGGGAGCCGGCCGCGCTGGCCTCCCGCGAGGTGCTGGCCCGCGCCTACCAGGAGGCCGGCGACCTGGACCGGGAGATCCCGACTCTGGAGCAGATCGTCACGCTCACCGAGCAGTTGGTGGGACGCGGGCACCCGGACGCCTTCTCGTCCCGGCTGCGGCTGGCCGACGCCCGGCTGGAGGCGGGTGATCTGGCCGGCGCCGTACCGAGCTTCGAGCAGCTGCTGGCGGACGCCGAGGGGCGGGCCGGACCAGCGGACCTGCTGGTGATCCGGGGCCGGCTCGGCGAGGCGTATCTGCAGGCCGGGGCACTGTCGCTGGCCATACCGCTGTTCGAGCGGCTGCGCGAGGAGACCGAGGCGCTGCTCGGGCCCGAGCACCCGCACGCCCTCGCCGCCCGGGGCAGCCTGGCCACCGCGCTGCGGGACGCCGGCTCGCTGGCTCGGGCGATCACCATGTTCGAGTGGCTGGTGGTGGACGCCGAGCAGGCCCTGGGCGAGGACCACCCGGAGACCCTGACCATCCGCACCGCCCGGGCCGTCGCCTACGCCGAGGCGGGCGACGCCGGGCAGTCGATAGCGGCACTGGAGCAACTGCACCTGGACGCCGTGCGGGTGCTCGGCGAGGACTTCCCGGCGACCCTCACCGTCAGCCTGCGCCTGGCCATCGCCTACGCGCAGGCGGGCGACCTGTTCCGGGCCGTGCCGATCCTGGAGGCGGTCAACCTGGCCCGCACCCGCGTCCTGGGGGAGCACCACCCGGCCAGCTTCGCCGCCCGCCGCCACCTGGCGGTCGGCTACCTGGAGCAGGGCGACCACGCCCTCGCGCTCTCCCTGCTGGAGGTCACGCTGGTGCTGGCGGGCCGGGTGCTGGGTCCGCAGCACCCGGAAATCCTGGCCCTGCGCCACGAGTTGGCCGTCGCCCGGCGGCGCACCGGCGAACCCGGACGGGCCGCGGCGATGCTGGCCCGGATCATCGACGACCGCGGCCGGCTGCTCGGCCCGGCCCACCCCGACACCCTGCGCTCGCGCCACGAACTGGCCAAGGCCGACTGGGCGCTGGGCAACCCCTACCAGGCGATCGCCCTGGCCGAACGCACCCTGGCCCTCTGCGAGGACACCCTCAGCCCCGGCCACCCACTCACCATCGCGGTCCGCGAGTCCCTGCGGCGGGGCTGA
- a CDS encoding trypco2 family protein, translated as MSEAVADIELADAVQAVRRQLAAAAEQAAGQRIQFEVGPVEIEFTVELRRDAKASGGVRAWVLSADLEASAGRTRAHRVTVTLTPKDVVTGASPLVGHQDLGSREGFH; from the coding sequence GTGAGCGAAGCTGTCGCGGACATCGAACTGGCCGATGCCGTGCAGGCCGTCCGGCGGCAGCTGGCGGCGGCGGCCGAGCAGGCGGCCGGCCAGCGCATCCAGTTCGAGGTCGGACCGGTGGAAATAGAGTTCACCGTCGAACTGCGCCGGGATGCCAAGGCCTCCGGCGGCGTGCGCGCCTGGGTCCTGTCGGCCGATCTGGAGGCCTCTGCGGGTCGGACCAGAGCGCACCGGGTGACCGTCACGCTCACCCCCAAGGACGTGGTCACCGGCGCCAGCCCGCTGGTCGGCCACCAGGATCTGGGCAGTCGCGAGGGCTTCCATTGA
- a CDS encoding M23 family metallopeptidase, giving the protein MPTTASPTPLPPAPLAPYAVFYGPHRRKAATAAAAGAVLLGVILAAVPGSAAARTVRPTTPGSSAFTAAGHGLDTRADLVQRGEPTAYPLPGGPGSARDAVGTTSRLTPHAPPAPAPPPAPHWFAPVPGARISNPYGEPNPEYAAGYHTGVDFAVDQGTPVLAVGDATVVSAGWAGSYGNQIVLLLEDGRYAQYAHLSELAIGPGDTVTAGQRIGASGSTGNSTGPHLHFEIRTSNSYGAVTDPIGYLSGHGATNF; this is encoded by the coding sequence ATGCCCACCACCGCGTCACCGACGCCCCTGCCGCCGGCACCTCTCGCCCCGTACGCGGTCTTCTACGGCCCGCACCGGCGCAAGGCCGCCACGGCCGCCGCCGCGGGCGCCGTGCTGCTCGGGGTCATACTGGCCGCCGTGCCAGGCAGCGCCGCCGCCCGGACGGTGCGGCCGACCACCCCCGGAAGCTCCGCCTTCACCGCCGCCGGGCACGGCCTCGACACCCGGGCCGACCTGGTCCAGCGCGGCGAACCGACCGCCTACCCGCTGCCTGGCGGGCCCGGCAGCGCGAGGGACGCCGTCGGCACGACGTCCAGGCTGACCCCGCACGCCCCGCCCGCCCCGGCGCCCCCTCCCGCGCCGCACTGGTTCGCCCCCGTCCCCGGCGCGCGGATCAGCAATCCGTACGGTGAGCCGAACCCCGAGTACGCGGCGGGCTACCACACCGGCGTGGACTTCGCGGTGGACCAGGGCACGCCGGTACTCGCGGTCGGCGACGCCACCGTGGTCTCGGCCGGCTGGGCCGGCTCGTACGGCAATCAGATCGTGCTGCTGCTGGAGGACGGCCGCTACGCCCAGTACGCGCACCTCTCCGAGCTGGCGATCGGCCCGGGCGACACGGTGACGGCCGGCCAGCGGATCGGCGCCTCCGGCAGCACCGGCAACTCCACCGGCCCGCACCTTCACTTCGAGATCCGCACCAGCAACAGCTACGGAGCGGTCACCGACCCGATCGGCTACCTCTCCGGACACGGCGCCACCAACTTCTGA
- a CDS encoding helix-turn-helix domain-containing protein, producing MSSTLSPRSDTRGRIIAVALELFAENGYEKTSLREIADRLGVTKAALYYHFKTKDDIVHGIVEAMAAPIDDAIAWGEKQPWSPQVRDELVRRFAAGMVERAPLLRFFHENQPALRGSPAGLEFKERMVGMIRLVHGPRASFEDRLRATMALFSVNSALFLLKQDLDDGQAADHVCDAQGATLDEAVAASLTVALEIAERIEAGVS from the coding sequence ATGAGTTCGACACTGAGCCCCCGCAGTGACACCCGCGGACGGATCATCGCGGTGGCGCTGGAACTCTTCGCGGAGAACGGGTACGAGAAGACCTCGCTGCGCGAGATCGCCGACCGGCTCGGTGTGACGAAGGCCGCGCTGTACTACCACTTCAAGACCAAGGACGACATCGTCCACGGCATCGTCGAGGCGATGGCGGCGCCGATCGACGACGCGATCGCCTGGGGCGAGAAGCAGCCTTGGTCGCCGCAGGTGCGCGACGAGTTGGTGCGGCGGTTCGCGGCCGGGATGGTCGAGCGGGCCCCGCTGCTGCGCTTCTTCCACGAGAACCAGCCGGCCCTGCGGGGGAGCCCGGCGGGCCTGGAGTTCAAGGAGCGGATGGTCGGGATGATCCGACTGGTCCACGGTCCGCGCGCCTCGTTCGAGGACCGGCTGCGCGCGACCATGGCGCTCTTCTCGGTCAACTCGGCGCTCTTCCTGCTCAAGCAGGACCTCGACGACGGCCAGGCCGCCGACCACGTGTGCGATGCGCAGGGCGCCACCCTGGATGAGGCCGTGGCGGCCTCGCTCACGGTGGCCCTGGAGATCGCCGAGCGGATTGAGGCCGGGGTCTCCTGA
- a CDS encoding MDR family MFS transporter: protein MIGLVITMLLAMLDNLIVGTAMPTIVGDLGGANHLSWVVTSYTLATAAATPIWGKLGDLYGRKGTFLTSIVIFLVGSALSGLSQNMTELIAFRALQGLGAGGLMVGVMSIMGALVSPRERAKYQGMFAAVMALATVGGPLLGGFITDHFSWHWIFYINLPLGLIALAVVTVTLHLPKVRSTAKVDYLGAALLTTGITSLVLITTWGGGQYAWGSKHIIGLGVLAVAALIGFCYTEQRAEEPMLPLGLFKNVNFSMVSIIGFIVGFLMFGAVAFLPQYQQYVQGASATNSGLLLMPMMFGMLVVSLVVGQIVSKTGKYRIFPLIGTTVMGGGALLLSTLGTDTTRFTSSCYMVALGAGMGFLMQITMLVAQNSVELKDMGVASSTATLFRTIGGSFGVALFGSLYTNRITAGLKQVPQLAGHASDASAANALTPATLKSKPEFFQNAFHHAVASGIHSVFLCAAVITVIAIAAAVFLRDIPLRGGPKSESSLEAAAI, encoded by the coding sequence ATGATCGGTCTGGTCATCACCATGCTCCTGGCGATGCTCGACAACCTCATCGTCGGCACCGCCATGCCGACCATCGTCGGCGACCTCGGTGGTGCCAACCACCTCTCCTGGGTCGTCACCTCGTACACCCTGGCCACCGCCGCCGCCACGCCGATCTGGGGCAAGCTCGGCGACCTCTACGGCCGCAAGGGCACCTTCCTCACCTCGATCGTGATCTTCCTGGTCGGCTCGGCGCTCTCCGGGCTCTCGCAGAACATGACCGAGCTGATCGCCTTCCGCGCCCTGCAGGGCCTGGGCGCCGGCGGCCTGATGGTCGGCGTGATGTCGATCATGGGTGCGCTGGTGTCGCCGCGTGAGCGCGCCAAGTACCAGGGCATGTTCGCCGCGGTCATGGCGCTCGCCACGGTCGGCGGCCCGCTGCTCGGCGGTTTCATCACCGACCACTTCAGCTGGCACTGGATCTTCTACATCAACCTGCCGCTGGGTCTGATCGCGCTGGCCGTGGTCACCGTCACCCTGCACCTGCCCAAGGTCCGCTCCACCGCGAAGGTCGACTACCTCGGCGCGGCACTGCTCACCACCGGCATCACCTCGCTGGTCCTGATCACCACCTGGGGCGGCGGGCAGTACGCCTGGGGCTCCAAGCACATCATCGGCCTCGGCGTGCTGGCCGTCGCCGCCCTGATCGGCTTCTGCTACACCGAGCAGCGCGCCGAGGAGCCGATGCTGCCGCTCGGCCTCTTCAAGAACGTCAACTTCTCGATGGTCTCGATCATCGGCTTCATCGTCGGCTTCCTGATGTTCGGCGCCGTCGCCTTCCTGCCGCAGTACCAGCAGTACGTGCAGGGCGCCTCGGCCACCAACTCCGGCCTGCTGCTGATGCCGATGATGTTCGGCATGCTGGTGGTCTCGCTGGTGGTCGGCCAGATCGTCAGCAAGACGGGCAAGTACCGGATCTTCCCGCTGATCGGCACCACGGTGATGGGCGGCGGCGCGCTGCTGCTCTCCACCCTGGGCACCGACACCACCCGCTTCACCTCCAGCTGCTACATGGTGGCGCTCGGCGCCGGCATGGGCTTCCTGATGCAGATCACCATGCTGGTGGCGCAGAACAGCGTGGAGCTCAAGGACATGGGCGTGGCCAGCTCGACGGCGACGCTGTTCCGCACCATCGGCGGCTCGTTCGGCGTGGCGCTCTTCGGCTCGCTCTACACCAACCGGATCACCGCCGGCCTGAAGCAGGTGCCGCAGCTCGCCGGACACGCGTCGGACGCCTCCGCGGCCAACGCGCTGACCCCGGCGACGCTCAAGTCGAAGCCCGAGTTCTTCCAGAACGCCTTCCACCACGCGGTGGCCAGCGGCATCCACTCGGTCTTCCTGTGCGCCGCCGTGATCACCGTGATCGCGATCGCCGCGGCCGTTTTCCTGCGGGACATCCCGCTGCGCGGCGGCCCGAAGTCGGAGAGCTCGCTGGAGGCGGCGGCCATCTGA
- a CDS encoding A/G-specific adenine glycosylase — MPTTTRTPAPLLHTIVLDWYRENARDLPWRTPQASPWAVMVSEFMLQQTPVKRVLPAYAAWLERWPTPAALAADAPGEAVRMWGRLGYPRRALRLHAAAVAITERHGGEVPDDHAALLALPGVGEYTAAAVASFAFRRRHAVLDTNVRRVFARAVTGVEYPAQATTAAERRTAVELLPDAAATAAEWAVGVMELGALVCTARGPECGGCPLRAHCAWQQAGCPPYEGPARRGQTYEGTDRQVRGKLLAVLREAHGEVEQHRLDAVWPEPIQRARALDGLVVDGLVEPVAPGVYRLPQ; from the coding sequence ATGCCGACCACCACGCGTACCCCCGCCCCGCTCCTGCACACCATCGTCCTCGACTGGTACCGGGAGAACGCCCGCGACCTGCCGTGGCGCACCCCGCAGGCGTCGCCCTGGGCGGTGATGGTGAGTGAGTTCATGCTCCAGCAGACCCCGGTGAAGCGGGTGCTGCCCGCCTACGCGGCCTGGCTGGAGCGCTGGCCGACGCCGGCCGCGCTGGCCGCCGACGCACCGGGTGAGGCGGTCCGGATGTGGGGCCGGCTGGGCTACCCGCGCCGGGCGCTGCGCCTGCACGCCGCCGCGGTCGCGATCACCGAGCGGCACGGCGGCGAGGTCCCGGACGACCACGCCGCGCTGCTGGCGCTGCCCGGCGTCGGCGAGTACACCGCCGCCGCCGTGGCCTCCTTCGCCTTCCGCCGCCGCCACGCGGTGCTGGACACCAATGTGCGCCGGGTCTTCGCGCGCGCGGTCACCGGCGTCGAGTACCCGGCCCAGGCGACCACCGCCGCCGAGCGCCGTACCGCCGTCGAGCTGCTGCCGGACGCGGCGGCCACGGCGGCCGAGTGGGCGGTGGGCGTGATGGAGCTGGGCGCGCTGGTCTGCACCGCGCGCGGCCCGGAGTGCGGCGGCTGCCCGCTGCGCGCGCACTGCGCCTGGCAGCAGGCCGGCTGCCCGCCGTACGAGGGCCCGGCGCGCCGGGGGCAGACGTACGAGGGCACGGACCGCCAGGTGCGCGGCAAGCTGCTCGCCGTGCTGCGCGAGGCGCACGGCGAGGTCGAGCAGCACCGCCTGGACGCCGTCTGGCCCGAGCCGATCCAGCGCGCCCGCGCCCTGGACGGCCTGGTGGTGGACGGCCTGGTGGAGCCAGTCGCCCCTGGGGTCTACCGCCTCCCGCAGTAG
- a CDS encoding Scr1 family TA system antitoxin-like transcriptional regulator → MPQQGRNRLCAIEGEAALRLQVGGPDVMRKQLDQLEEEAQRPGVRALRIPQPGLLRRGLRRAPDRDAVYGGPPGDGGICADLRSVFAASR, encoded by the coding sequence CTGCCGCAGCAGGGCCGGAACCGGCTCTGCGCGATCGAGGGCGAGGCCGCCCTGCGCCTTCAGGTCGGTGGTCCGGACGTGATGCGCAAGCAGCTCGACCAGCTGGAGGAGGAAGCCCAGCGCCCCGGCGTGCGTGCTCTTCGGATTCCCCAACCCGGCCTTCTCCGACGTGGTTTGCGTCGAGCACCGGACCGGGACGCTGTATATGGAGGACCCCCAGGAGACGGCGGAATATGCGCTGATCTTCGATCAGTCTTCGCAGCATCGCGTTGA
- a CDS encoding ATP-binding protein, translated as MGFRLVGGQLRVEVHDAGEGCPSARPGGELEESGRGLLLVELLSEAWGVCGRAGIGKCVWAVIAPTG; from the coding sequence GTGGGCTTCCGACTGGTCGGCGGGCAGCTCAGAGTCGAGGTGCATGATGCGGGCGAGGGGTGCCCGTCGGCCCGGCCGGGAGGCGAACTGGAGGAATCCGGCCGGGGGTTGCTGCTGGTGGAGCTGCTGTCCGAGGCGTGGGGGGTGTGCGGGCGCGCGGGGATCGGCAAGTGCGTCTGGGCGGTGATCGCCCCGACGGGTTAG